From the Glandiceps talaboti chromosome 12, keGlaTala1.1, whole genome shotgun sequence genome, one window contains:
- the LOC144443105 gene encoding monocarboxylate transporter 12-like: MTSKYKYTKSESHPEGGCWGWLSVVGLFIRLFFAKGTSVALGIFFITFIEYFNESAAKTSWILSLSSGLTWMVSPITAACAKKFGFRKVAMVGAAISFLSLTISTFSTKLWHLIVTFGFFNGLAYGTLSPPVIANVALYFKRRHPLASGIGFMGTGVGTLALPTIFQFCIDAYGWRGAILVFAGMSANLFISAALIVSIKRPKPKRTNTIDNLDFEVLDGQTPIIEGETGGTSEDEVGFKNSKSRSTTCRACCLDCKTCSTFFDFRLLTSNRMYVLLVSCQAIFSVGQAISLVHLAPIVLSIVKSKSTTARLLSINGVGLLVGSPTFGFILSRFRVNRILYTSLINLLNGVSVLLLPFTSSLGAAIPLLFAIGMSRSGYAAQFNVTVRSILPDASFITGLGWGLLLSSFGQLIGPIISGHLRDITGSYDCSFYFAGATMGVSGLILAAGHYMLRSKTDSPVLDLSVRPPEPLAITEYMSSV; encoded by the exons ATGACTAGTAAATACAAGTATACCAAGTCTGAGAGTCACCCTGAGGGAGGCTGCTGGGGATGGTTGTCAGTCGTGGGACTTTTCATCCGCCTTTTCTTTGCGAAGGGCACAAGTGTTGCTCTTGGGATTTTCTTTATCACCTTTATCGAATATTTCAACGAAAGTGCTGCGAAGACATCATGGATTTTGTCATTATCCTCGGGTTTGACTTGGATGGTTT CTCCCATCACGGCAGCTTGTGCCAAGAAATTTGGATTCAGAAAAGTAGCAATGGTGGGTGCagcaatttcatttttatcccTGACAATTAGTACGTTTTCAACAAAGTTATGGCATTTGATAGTCACCTTTGGATTTTTTAATG GTTTAGCGTATGGTACTTTAAGTCCACCGGTGATAGCAAATGTTGCTCTGTACTTCAAGCGACGACATCCATTAGCCAGTGGAATAGGTTTTATGGGAACAGGTGTCGGGACATTGGCTTTGCCTACGATTTTTCAGTTTTGCATCGATGCCTACGGATGGAGAGGTGCAATCCTCGTTTTTGCTGGGATGTCTGCCAACTTGTTCATTTCTGCGGCATTGATTGTATCCATAAAGAGACCCAAACCAAAACGTACAAACACGATAGACAACTTAGACTTTGAAGTGTTAGATGGCCAAACGCCAATTATTGAGGGAGAAACTGGGGGGACGAGTGAAGACGAAGTAGGATTCAAGAATTCCAAGTCAAGAAGTACCACGTGCAGAGCTTGTTGTCTAGATTGTAAAACATGTTCTACGTTTTTCGACTTCAGACTTTTAACATCAAACCGCATGTACGTGCTCTTAGTCTCATGTCAAGCCATTTTCTCAGTTGGACAGGCTATCTCGTTGGTGCATCTAGCCCCTATAGTACTAAGTATTGTAAAATCAAAGTCAACAACTGCGAGATTACTATCCATAAATGGTGTAGGTCTTTTGGTAGGAAGTCCGACTTTCGGGTTTATACTCAGTCGTTTTCGTGTGAACAGAATATTGTACACGAGTTTGATAAATTTACTCAATGGAGTATCGGTTCTactattaccatttacatcttcGCTTGGAGCAGCTATACCGTTACTCTTTGCTATTGGTATGTCAAGGAGTGGATATGCGGCACAATTCAATGTTACTGTTAGATCCATTCTACCTGACGCCTCTTTCATCACTGGGCTTGGTTGGGGTTTACTGTTGTCAAGTTTTGGACAATTAATTGGGCCAATAATATCAG GTCACCTACGCGACATCACAGGCAGCTACGACTGTTCGTTCTACTTTGCTGGAGCCACAATGGGAGTATCTGGATTGATACTGGCTGCAGGACACTACATGTTGAGGTCGAAGACAGATAGCCCAGTACTAGACCTAAGTGTAAGACCACCAGAACCGTTAGCAATAACAGAATATATGTCTTCTGTATAG